GTCTAGTTCATGCTATTGCACCTTTGTTGTGTTTCCATAAAAACCAAACCTTTATGTCTACCCGGTAAGAATAATGCAAGTCCACATTAACCTAAATGTCATAACTAAGTCTTAACCAGCACgcataaactaaaccctaatcaaagTTTAGCAGCACATCAACAGGCTCTTTCTCTAAGAGGAATAGAAAACAGATTCACAGACAAGTATAAGAATGAGATGGAGACAAAAATGATCCTCACATGCAAGAGAGCATATCAAAGATAAATACACAAACCTTTATCCTTTCAAGTCAAGTTGAGACGTGAGCCACGTCTTGCATTAAAAATGGGAGTGGGGAAGCTACAAGTAGCATTGACACACTATAAACAtcaccaaagaagaagaagagatgaaccAAGTGGGTTATACCACTTGTAAGCAAGTGGGTTACTGCCAAGAATCTCCTCTTCTGCGCTATACCACTTGTAAGAAAGTGGGTTACTGCTCTTAAGTCTCTGTAACAAGTCGTTAACAACCAAATCAATCTACTACACATGCAGATAAACTAGTACTTACTCTATAGTTTCACTGCTTACCTCATACTTAATGTGAGGGATCTCAGGGAAGAACTCTCCTTCCCAATCACCAGAACCGCTACACTTCGCTCCCGACTCCGCAGGACACGTTTGTGGATCAGCAGACTTCACACGAATCAAATGAATAAGTAAACTTTAGAAGAAGCTCAGAAACGTTTTAATGATCGAAAAGATTAGAGTTTTGAACTTACCACCAGAAATAAAGCAGTGTATGAGCAGAGACaataaaaatttcaactttCTTCATAGTGTTCAACCAGAAGAACAAAACCCTGAACAATGGCGATTGGTGAGAATAAAACAATGACGATTGGTTTGAGCTTAAGCCCAGAAACCCAGATGCAAACTCAGAGGTCTTGGCATCAATCGCTGCAGAAGAGAATCAATTCATCATTCAAAATCTGAGAATTACAGAGGAGGGAGAGACGAAATCAACTCACATGGTCTGGTTTGGGCTTGTGGCAAATGGTTCTGATGATGATCAACGTCCACGAATGTCAGGCTTCTCTTGCGTTTCAAATCTATACCAATAGGAACGCAAAAAACTCAGTACAAAGATAGTAAAACGAAATTGAGGTCGAAGGATCAGGATTCGTGAACCGTCGGTCTTCTTCTTTAGACTTTACACCGGCGAAGAAGGAGatgagaggagaggagagatgagagagaggagCAGACTTTGAAGCGTGTCCCATAAGCGACGTCTCTTATTTCCCATAATCAAGCGGCGTTTCTTCTATTAAAaggtaattttctttttttaaaatcacAATTAATTTAAGAAACCCTCGTAACAAATCCGAATAATGATGCTCGAAGCACCCCCGGCCTTAACCTCCTTTATACTATTCAACTCCAAACACAtctcatatataatatacatatacaaaGTCAAAAACTCCGCGCGAAACGCGGATCTCTCCAGTTAAGAATAAAAGTGAAAGGTGTTGAAATCaaattaagaataaaaaaaatcatttttatagatgtgaaatatttataattttttgatataatattttcagACAACAAACGGAAAGGTTAATAATATCTCAACGTTATGAATCAAGCACTGatgttgtttttggtttttttgcaTGTCACGGTGAGTTCTATAGGAACCACGTTGAATTATTTCTTGGACGACAAGATAAACAGAGCGGAGGTTCTTTTCCCGGGAGTAGGTTGCTTCTTGATCGCTGTCTTCCTTGGCGCTGCTGTTCACTATTCTAATGCAACTGATGTCAAAGCTAAACTAGAGTCTTTACCTAGCGAGTATAAAGCTGGGATACACAGGGAAGGGTAAGAAGATGCTAAAGTAGTTCCGAAGTATTGTATTCTAATAGGGCTGTAGGATGTTACAAGAGTAACATGTTAACTTAAAGATTTAAAAATTTCACAGGGATTTCTATTCTTCCATTAAAAAAGGTGAGGACAACCCTGAAAAAGGTAAAccctattatatattttataagattGAGAAACTTTGTGATGATCTTATGATCTATTCTTAGGTTTGTCCTTACCCTTAACAGAGGAAACTGATCTCGAGTCTCATGAGCAACCAGTAGAAAAAGCGAAAGCGGGGACGGCAGGATTCTTTGTAGAGCTAGAGAACAAAAGAGCAATCAAGGTTCAGTCACATTGaccaaagagaaaaaaaaaaaactcgaaacCTTGAACTCAAAGTTCGAAACTTGTTATGCAAGATTGCATAACAAAAGGAGAGTATATTCTTGGTTGGTGTTAAGAAAAAAACTTCTCATTGGCAGGTCTTTGGAAAGAGCACAATGATCTGACTCTTTTTAACGCTCTTCGCTGGAACCTGCCTCTCTTTGTTCTCTCCTGCATTCAACTTGGCAACAAACGGTCAATGGAGCACATTGCCAAAAGGCGTGCCTAAGCTTGTTGTCTACACGGCCTTCTTCTACTTCTCCATCGCGGGTTTTCTCATCGCTCTGATTCTAAACCTCATCTTTCTTTACCGGCCTATGGCAGGCTTAGCGAGATCATCGCTTAAGAAATATGTAAAAGACTCTAAAGGTAGAAGTTGGGCTGTTTTTGCTGGCTTCTTGTGTGGGTTTGGTAATGGTTTGCAGTTTATGGGAGGTCAAGCTGCTGGATACGCGGCTGCAGACTCTGTCCAAGTTAGTTTTTGATCTCTTGGTTTAGTTTTGTTCATACTGGTTTGATTTTGAGTATATGAGTGtcatttgttttggttttattaggcACTACCTCTTGTGAGCACATTTTGGGGTATAATTTTGTTTGGAGAGTATTGGAGATCGTCCAGAAGAACTTATGTACTTCTCGTTAGCATGTTGCTCATGTTTGTGGCGGCAGTGGCC
This genomic stretch from Brassica napus cultivar Da-Ae chromosome C9, Da-Ae, whole genome shotgun sequence harbors:
- the LOC125592901 gene encoding ureide permease 4-like; this translates as MAGLARSSLKKYVKDSKGRSWAVFAGFLCGFGNGLQFMGGQAAGYAAADSVQALPLVSTFWGIILFGEYWRSSRRTYVLLVSMLLMFVAAVAILMASSGRRGHRK